In the Spirochaetia bacterium 38H-sp genome, GAGGAAAAAAACCTACAGAGAACTTACCCTGCAAAAAAATATCTTTTGCAAAGACAGAAAAAGAAACAAACAGTATAAAGACAATATAAAGTATTCTAATGGAAATACTCATCCCTAAAAACCTTTATCGGATTGATTCCGTGTCTTATAAGCAGATAAAGATAAGCAACAAGGAATCCTGCTACATGAGTATAGTGAGCTACATTGCCACCTGTACCGGAAAAAGCATAAAAAAGCTCAAGAGCAGTATAAAGCAAAACAAGAACAGGAGCAGGCACGGGAAGTATGAAAAACACAAGAATCTGGGATCTTGGGAAAAAGGTTGCAAAAGCAAGCATAACACCAAACAGTGCTCCTGAAGCACCAAGAAGAATAACACCATAATAACCCAAAGCAATAAAATAAAAAAATGATAGAAGACCTGATAAAAAGCCGGTAAGCAGATAAAAAAGCAAAAACTCTCTGCTCCCCATAGCTCTCTCTACCTGATATCCAAAAAGAAGAACACCGAGCATATTAAAAAAAATATGATTAAAATTGGCATGCTCAAACATATAAGTAAAGAACTGCCACACATAGCCTTTGAGCACTGCTCCCGGAATAAGAGAAAGATAAAATTTAGAAACAGGAACAATATTGCCAATAAAATAAAACATCAGGTTAAACCCGATGATATACAACGTTGCATTAAAAAACTCGTACTTAAAAGGTCTGCGCAAAAAACGTAAATTCATGAATAGAAATGTAAGACTAAGAAGTCCTTTGGTCAATGGTTTACACGCTTAAAGAATACCTATAAGAATATAGTCATGAAATGGGACGATGATTACTACACACAAAAAGCAAAAAAAGATGGCTATCCCGCACGCTCTGTATACAAGCTCATGGAGATAGATAAAAAGTATAAGATTATAAAACAGGGATATACAGTGCTGGACATAGGGGCTGCGCCGGGAAGCTGGAGCAAATACATCCTTACAAAAATAGGAAAAAGCGGAAGGCTTCTGTCTATAGACCTCAACAGGCTGGAAATAAAAGAAGACAGCAGAATGGAAGCCCTGCAAGGAGATATATACAGTAAGGAGATACAGGATAGGATAGCAGAATACGGTCAGTTTGACCTTGTTGTAAGCGACATAGCCCCAACAACAAGTGGCAACCGCAATCTAGATACAGCACGATCAGAAGCACTTGTGGAAGAGGTCATAGGATTTGCAGAAAAATATCTAAAGACAGGAGGAGATTTTGTTGCCAAGCTTTTTCAGGGTCCGGGAAGACAGGCAATCATGGATCGTATCAGGGCAAACTGGACAAGCGCACATTTTTTTAAGCCACAGGCAACGAGAAAACAGTCTTTTGAAGTATTTATAATAGGCATAGGTAAAAAATAGATTTTTAATTTTATGACAGAGGCTTTACTCATCTTTTCCCCACATGGAAGCAGTACGGGATGAGCTGGCGAATCCCGTACGTTCAGTTAAAAAATAAATAGGTTTAACAGGGATTTTCTTTTTGTCAACTTGTACGCTTTCGTAAAAAAATGTTACACTTGACGGATGAAAAGAGTGGTCTTTTTACTCCTGCTTCTGGTCTTGTTTTTTTCTTCTTGCAGAGTAATCGAGCCAGTGGGAAAAACTGAGTTTGTTTTAGGAACGGTCTGCACTATAAGCGTATACGATAACACAAAGAAGGCAAGTCAGGCCATAGATGAGGTTTTTGCAGCTTTAAAGGAGCTGGAGAAGAAGCTGTCCGCCAATGATGAGTCCAGCATGATAAGCAGGATAAACAAGTATGCTTACAGTAGGGATGTCTCAGCGGATGAGGAGACTGCATTTATTCTTAAGAAAGCAATGGAATATGCAGAAAAGTCCGGCGGCGCTTTTGATC is a window encoding:
- a CDS encoding rhomboid family intramembrane serine protease, translating into MNLRFLRRPFKYEFFNATLYIIGFNLMFYFIGNIVPVSKFYLSLIPGAVLKGYVWQFFTYMFEHANFNHIFFNMLGVLLFGYQVERAMGSREFLLFYLLTGFLSGLLSFFYFIALGYYGVILLGASGALFGVMLAFATFFPRSQILVFFILPVPAPVLVLLYTALELFYAFSGTGGNVAHYTHVAGFLVAYLYLLIRHGINPIKVFRDEYFH
- a CDS encoding RlmE family RNA methyltransferase, translating into MKWDDDYYTQKAKKDGYPARSVYKLMEIDKKYKIIKQGYTVLDIGAAPGSWSKYILTKIGKSGRLLSIDLNRLEIKEDSRMEALQGDIYSKEIQDRIAEYGQFDLVVSDIAPTTSGNRNLDTARSEALVEEVIGFAEKYLKTGGDFVAKLFQGPGRQAIMDRIRANWTSAHFFKPQATRKQSFEVFIIGIGKK